A region of Crenobacter cavernae DNA encodes the following proteins:
- the typA gene encoding translational GTPase TypA — protein sequence MTRQIRNIAIIAHVDHGKTTLVDQLLRQSGTFRENQQVAERVMDSNDLEKERGITILAKNTAIDYEGVHINIVDTPGHADFGGEVERVLGMVDGVVLLVDAVEGPMPQTRFVTKKALALGLRPIVVINKIDRPGARPDWVVDQTFDLFDKLGATDEQLDFPIIYASGLSGFAKYELEEESDTMRPLFDTVLKHVPVPAGDPEAPLQLQISALDYSTYTGRLGLGRVLNGRIKPGQVVVVMNHEDQTAQGRINQVLGFQGLERVAVDEAEAGDIVVISGLDDIGIGVTVCDRDAPVGLPVLGVDEPTLTMDFMVNTSPLAGTEGKFVTSRQIRDRLTKELLTNVALRVEDTEDADVFRVSGRGELHLTILLENMRREGYEMAVGKPRVVYKDIDGVKCEPYENLTVDLEDVTQGAVMEELGRRRGELTNMESDGQGRTRLEYHIPARGLIGFQGDFLTMTRGTGLMSHVFDDYAPVKPDMPGRHNGVLISQENGEAVAYALWNLEDRGRMFVSPGDKLYEGMIIGIHSRDNDLVVNPLKGKKLTNVRASGTDEAVRLTTPIKMTLESAVEFIDDDEIVEITPQNIRMRKRFLQEQDRRRSKNA from the coding sequence ATGACCCGTCAAATCCGTAACATCGCCATTATTGCCCACGTCGACCACGGCAAGACCACGCTGGTCGACCAACTGCTGCGCCAGTCCGGCACCTTCCGCGAGAACCAGCAAGTCGCCGAACGCGTGATGGACAGCAACGACCTCGAAAAAGAGCGCGGCATCACCATTCTGGCCAAGAACACCGCCATCGATTACGAAGGCGTGCACATCAACATCGTCGACACCCCGGGCCACGCCGACTTCGGCGGCGAAGTGGAACGCGTGCTGGGCATGGTCGACGGCGTGGTGCTCTTGGTCGACGCGGTCGAAGGCCCGATGCCGCAGACCCGCTTCGTGACCAAGAAGGCGCTGGCGCTCGGCCTGCGCCCGATCGTCGTGATCAACAAGATCGACCGTCCGGGCGCGCGTCCGGACTGGGTCGTCGACCAGACTTTCGACCTGTTCGACAAGCTCGGCGCGACCGACGAACAGCTCGACTTCCCGATCATCTACGCGTCGGGCCTGTCCGGCTTCGCCAAGTACGAACTCGAAGAAGAGTCGGACACTATGCGTCCGCTGTTCGACACCGTGCTCAAGCACGTGCCGGTCCCGGCCGGCGACCCGGAAGCGCCGCTGCAGCTGCAGATCTCGGCGCTCGACTACTCGACCTACACCGGTCGCCTCGGCCTCGGCCGCGTGCTGAACGGCCGCATCAAGCCGGGCCAGGTCGTCGTCGTGATGAACCACGAAGACCAGACCGCACAGGGCCGCATCAACCAGGTGCTCGGCTTCCAAGGCCTGGAGCGTGTTGCCGTTGACGAAGCCGAAGCCGGCGACATCGTCGTGATCTCGGGTCTGGACGACATCGGCATCGGCGTGACCGTCTGTGACCGCGACGCGCCGGTCGGCCTGCCGGTCCTCGGCGTCGACGAGCCGACGCTGACGATGGACTTCATGGTGAACACCTCGCCGCTGGCCGGCACCGAAGGCAAGTTCGTCACCAGCCGTCAGATCCGCGACCGCCTGACCAAGGAACTGTTGACCAACGTCGCGCTGCGCGTCGAAGACACCGAAGACGCCGACGTGTTCCGCGTGTCGGGCCGTGGCGAACTGCACCTGACCATCCTCTTGGAAAACATGCGCCGCGAAGGCTACGAAATGGCCGTCGGTAAACCGCGCGTGGTGTACAAGGACATCGACGGCGTGAAGTGCGAGCCGTACGAGAACCTGACCGTCGACCTCGAGGACGTGACCCAGGGCGCGGTGATGGAAGAGCTCGGCCGTCGCCGCGGCGAACTGACCAATATGGAATCCGACGGCCAGGGCCGCACCCGCCTCGAGTACCACATCCCGGCGCGCGGCCTGATCGGCTTCCAGGGCGACTTCCTGACGATGACCCGCGGCACCGGCCTGATGAGCCACGTGTTCGACGACTACGCGCCGGTGAAGCCGGACATGCCGGGCCGTCACAACGGCGTGCTGATCTCGCAGGAAAACGGCGAAGCCGTCGCGTACGCGCTGTGGAACCTGGAGGACCGCGGCCGCATGTTCGTGTCCCCGGGCGACAAGCTGTACGAAGGCATGATCATCGGCATCCACAGCCGCGACAACGACCTGGTCGTCAACCCGCTCAAGGGCAAGAAGCTGACCAACGTGCGCGCGTCGGGCACCGACGAAGCGGTGCGTCTGACGACGCCGATCAAGATGACGCTGGAGTCGGCGGTCGAGTTCATCGACGACGACGAGATCGTCGAGATCACGCCGCAAAATATCCGTATGCGCAAGCGCTTCCTGCAGGAGCAAGACCGCCGCAGGAGCAAGAACGCCTAA
- a CDS encoding NAD(P)H-quinone oxidoreductase: MLAIVQTANGSADTLVVGDAPLPEPGEGQLRVRVRAAGVNRADIVQREGRYPPPPGVTDILGLEVAGLVDTAPAGSRFKAGDAVFGLVAGGGYAEYALLDEALAIEKPDSLTWEEAASLPEAWMTAWLNLVEVARLKPAETLLVHAGASGVGAAAIQLAGLIGATALASAGSEAKLDFCRKLGARDAFNYRELPAFSAWVKERGGADVVLDPVGASHLAENIGALKRDGRLVLIGVMGGTRAELNLAQVLVKRIALLGSTLRSQPLDVKARLAEALRGTVLPALGEGRLRPTLDRVFPVGEVRAAHLYVEESRNLGKVVLSWDLS; encoded by the coding sequence ATGCTCGCCATCGTCCAGACAGCAAACGGCTCGGCCGACACCCTCGTCGTCGGCGACGCGCCACTGCCCGAGCCGGGAGAAGGTCAATTGCGCGTCCGGGTGCGCGCCGCCGGCGTCAACCGCGCCGACATCGTGCAGCGCGAGGGCCGCTATCCGCCGCCGCCCGGCGTGACCGATATCCTCGGCCTCGAGGTCGCAGGCTTAGTCGACACGGCGCCGGCCGGCAGTCGCTTCAAGGCCGGCGACGCGGTATTCGGCCTGGTGGCCGGTGGCGGCTACGCCGAATACGCGCTGCTCGACGAGGCGCTGGCGATCGAAAAGCCCGACAGCCTGACGTGGGAAGAGGCGGCGAGCCTGCCCGAGGCGTGGATGACCGCGTGGCTGAACCTCGTCGAGGTCGCACGCCTGAAGCCTGCCGAGACGTTGCTGGTGCACGCCGGCGCGAGCGGCGTCGGTGCGGCGGCGATCCAGCTGGCCGGCCTGATCGGCGCCACCGCGCTCGCCAGCGCCGGCAGCGAGGCCAAGCTCGACTTCTGCCGAAAGCTTGGTGCTCGCGACGCGTTCAACTACCGCGAGCTGCCGGCGTTTTCTGCGTGGGTGAAGGAGCGCGGCGGCGCCGATGTCGTGCTCGACCCGGTCGGTGCGAGTCACCTCGCGGAGAATATTGGCGCGCTCAAGCGCGACGGCCGCCTGGTGCTGATTGGGGTGATGGGCGGCACGCGCGCAGAACTGAATCTGGCGCAAGTGCTGGTCAAGCGCATCGCGCTCCTGGGATCGACCTTGCGCAGCCAGCCGCTCGACGTGAAGGCAAGGTTGGCCGAGGCGCTGCGCGGGACGGTGTTGCCGGCGCTAGGCGAGGGCCGCCTGCGGCCGACGCTCGACCGCGTTTTCCCCGTCGGCGAGGTCCGTGCGGCGCACCTTTACGTGGAAGAGAGCCGCAATCTCGGCAAGGTGGTGCTGAGTTGGGATTTGTCATGA
- a CDS encoding heavy metal translocating P-type ATPase has protein sequence MSEPCFHCGLPVPARADFPIHYRERTEQTCCAGCQAVAATIIDSGLSDYYAHRTEGATKAEPLPQDLLEQIRLYDNETLQKSFVKVEDGQLREAALILEGITCAACVWLNEQQIMRLPGVVSVDINYSSHRARVRWDNSRVRLSQILEAIAAIGYRAHPYDAARQEALAQKERKAALNRLWVAGLSMMQVMMYAVPVYMSAAGEIDAESLWLLHWASFALTLPVVAYSALPFYQGTWRDLKARRLGMDVPVAVGVLAAFSASSWALFNRIDHGIYFDSVSMFVFLLLGGRYLEGIARRRAGEATDSLVKLLPAFAHRIQGWPSSRDAHEAPVAELAVGDVLLVKPGETIAADGVVLCGASAVNEALLTGESRPIDKRPDDALIAGSINLASPLYIKVTQTGQDTRLSAIVRLLDNALAEKPRLARLADRFAAYFVAALLVAALATYLFWLPADADRALWITVAVLVVSCPCALSLATPAALTAATGHLATLGVLTTRGHAIETLARVDDIVFDKTGTLTYGEPKLVATHAFDGCAASMLAIAQALEAGSEHPIARALLAAPCSEARPTLAELGNLPGHGVEGVIDGQAWRLGRAEFVEELAGALPGALSDWHDGATVIALGNGDGWQALFALADTPRADAQTLVKTLKAQGKTVHLLSGDADGAVAALAKTLAIEEHTARATPEDKLGYVGALQAQGRRVLMVGDGVNDAPVLARADVSLAMGGGTDVARASGDMVLVNDSLAALPAAMALSKKTLAVIRQNLIWATGYNLVALPLAMAGHVTPWLASLGMALSSLLVVGNALRLVRRRADAKPEATPAAEPIVNGL, from the coding sequence ATGAGCGAACCCTGTTTTCACTGCGGCCTGCCGGTACCGGCGCGCGCCGACTTCCCCATCCACTACCGCGAACGCACCGAACAAACCTGCTGCGCCGGCTGCCAGGCGGTCGCCGCGACCATCATCGATTCGGGCCTGTCCGACTATTACGCGCACCGCACCGAAGGCGCGACCAAGGCCGAGCCGTTGCCGCAGGACCTGTTGGAACAGATCCGCCTCTACGACAACGAGACGCTGCAAAAGAGCTTCGTCAAGGTCGAGGACGGCCAACTGCGCGAGGCGGCGCTGATCCTCGAAGGCATCACCTGCGCCGCCTGCGTGTGGCTTAACGAGCAGCAGATCATGCGCTTGCCCGGCGTGGTTTCGGTCGACATCAACTACAGCAGCCACCGCGCCCGCGTGCGCTGGGACAATTCACGGGTTCGCCTGTCGCAGATCCTCGAGGCGATCGCCGCGATCGGCTACCGCGCGCATCCCTACGACGCCGCGCGCCAGGAAGCGCTCGCGCAGAAGGAGCGCAAAGCGGCGCTGAACCGGCTGTGGGTCGCCGGCCTGTCGATGATGCAGGTGATGATGTACGCGGTGCCGGTCTATATGTCGGCCGCCGGCGAGATCGACGCGGAGTCCCTGTGGCTCTTGCACTGGGCGAGCTTCGCCTTGACGCTGCCGGTCGTAGCCTACTCGGCACTGCCGTTCTACCAGGGCACGTGGCGCGACTTGAAGGCGCGCCGCCTCGGCATGGACGTGCCGGTCGCCGTCGGCGTGCTTGCCGCGTTCAGCGCGAGCAGCTGGGCGCTGTTCAATCGCATCGACCACGGCATCTACTTCGATTCGGTGTCGATGTTCGTCTTCCTGCTGCTCGGCGGCCGCTATCTCGAAGGTATCGCGCGGCGCCGTGCCGGCGAGGCGACCGACAGCCTGGTCAAACTGCTGCCGGCGTTCGCGCACCGCATTCAGGGTTGGCCGAGCTCGCGCGATGCGCACGAGGCGCCGGTCGCCGAACTCGCGGTCGGCGACGTGCTGCTGGTGAAGCCGGGCGAGACGATCGCGGCCGACGGCGTCGTGCTCTGCGGTGCGAGCGCGGTCAACGAGGCGCTATTGACCGGCGAGAGCCGGCCGATAGACAAGCGCCCGGACGACGCGCTGATCGCCGGCAGCATCAACCTCGCGAGCCCGCTCTATATAAAGGTCACGCAGACCGGACAGGACACGCGGCTTTCCGCCATCGTGCGCCTGCTCGACAACGCGCTCGCCGAAAAGCCGCGGCTGGCAAGGCTGGCCGACCGCTTCGCCGCGTACTTCGTCGCCGCGCTGCTCGTCGCCGCGTTGGCGACTTACCTCTTCTGGCTGCCGGCCGACGCCGACCGTGCGCTGTGGATCACCGTCGCGGTGCTGGTCGTCTCCTGCCCGTGCGCGCTGTCGCTGGCGACGCCGGCGGCGCTGACCGCCGCCACCGGCCACCTGGCGACGCTCGGCGTGCTGACCACGCGCGGCCACGCGATCGAGACGCTGGCCCGTGTCGACGACATCGTGTTCGACAAGACCGGCACGCTGACCTACGGCGAGCCGAAACTGGTCGCGACGCACGCCTTTGACGGCTGCGCGGCGTCGATGCTGGCGATCGCGCAGGCGCTCGAGGCCGGCTCCGAGCACCCGATCGCGCGCGCGCTGCTCGCCGCGCCGTGCAGCGAGGCTCGGCCAACGTTGGCCGAGCTCGGCAACCTGCCGGGCCACGGCGTCGAAGGCGTGATCGACGGCCAGGCCTGGCGGCTCGGCCGTGCAGAGTTCGTCGAAGAACTCGCCGGCGCGCTGCCGGGTGCCTTGAGCGACTGGCACGACGGCGCGACGGTGATCGCACTCGGCAACGGTGACGGCTGGCAGGCGCTGTTCGCGCTCGCCGACACGCCGCGCGCCGACGCGCAAACGCTCGTCAAGACGCTGAAAGCACAGGGCAAGACGGTGCACCTGTTGAGCGGCGACGCCGACGGCGCGGTCGCCGCGCTGGCGAAGACGCTCGCGATCGAGGAACACACCGCGCGCGCGACGCCGGAAGACAAGCTCGGCTACGTCGGCGCGCTGCAGGCGCAGGGCCGGCGCGTGCTGATGGTCGGCGACGGCGTCAACGACGCGCCGGTGCTCGCGCGCGCCGACGTGTCGCTGGCGATGGGCGGCGGCACCGACGTCGCGCGCGCCAGCGGCGACATGGTGCTGGTCAACGACTCGCTGGCGGCACTGCCGGCGGCGATGGCGCTGTCGAAGAAGACGCTCGCGGTGATCCGCCAGAACCTCATATGGGCGACCGGCTACAACCTCGTCGCGCTGCCGCTCGCGATGGCCGGTCACGTGACGCCGTGGCTCGCCAGCCTCGGCATGGCCCTGAGCTCCTTGCTGGTCGTCGGCAACGCGCTGCGTCTGGTGCGCCGTCGCGCCGACGCGAAACCCGAAGCCACGCCGGCGGCCGAGCCGATCGTCAACGGCCTTTAA
- the ccoS gene encoding cbb3-type cytochrome oxidase assembly protein CcoS: MESLYLLIPISIVLVFVIGALFWWATRSGQFDDLEGPGHRILMDDERRTGDLLADDDNKQDKNDRA, translated from the coding sequence ATGGAAAGCCTGTACCTGTTGATCCCGATCAGTATCGTGCTCGTCTTCGTGATCGGCGCGCTGTTCTGGTGGGCGACGCGCTCCGGCCAGTTCGACGACCTCGAAGGCCCGGGCCACCGCATCCTGATGGACGATGAAAGACGCACCGGCGACCTGCTCGCCGACGACGACAACAAACAAGACAAAAACGACCGCGCCTGA
- a CDS encoding MFS transporter, producing the protein MNPNTSFGFFTKRRFFPLFATQFLGAFNDNLLKTAIVVLISYHGLSLAGLPPEQLVNLAAGIFILPFFLFSATAGKLSERLDKAAVARVVKQVEIVIMLLAGAGFFLHSAPLLLSSLFLMGVHSTFFGPLKYSVLPQHLGEHELVGGNGLIEMGTFLAILVGQIGGSLMVGGGPWSMAGFTLGTALLGYIASRFMPSAPATNPKLQLSFNVWADSVQLMREAWALREVRSAMLGISWFWLMGAVYTTQLPTFTRLHLGGDAGVYTLGLALFSIGIGAGSIVCAKLSRGNLELGLVLIGGAGMTVFGADLALSAFARNGHALLSLSDFLATPKHWRSLADIALLGFFGGFFTVPLYTWLQTAAPESFRSQAIAANNILNGFYMVGSAIASAVLLALYDNISILFLAVALANIAYLVYLTRNSATLRNASASWWRRCGWRG; encoded by the coding sequence ATGAACCCCAACACGAGCTTCGGCTTCTTCACCAAGCGGCGCTTCTTCCCGCTGTTTGCTACGCAGTTCCTCGGCGCATTCAACGACAACCTGTTGAAGACCGCGATCGTGGTGCTGATCAGCTACCACGGCCTCTCGCTCGCCGGCCTGCCGCCCGAGCAGCTGGTGAACCTCGCCGCCGGCATCTTCATCCTGCCGTTCTTCCTGTTCTCGGCGACCGCCGGCAAGCTGTCGGAGCGGCTCGACAAGGCGGCGGTCGCGCGCGTGGTGAAGCAGGTCGAGATCGTCATCATGCTCTTGGCCGGCGCCGGCTTCTTCCTGCACTCGGCGCCGCTGCTGTTGTCGTCGCTGTTCCTGATGGGCGTGCATTCGACCTTCTTCGGCCCGCTCAAGTATTCGGTGTTGCCGCAGCACCTCGGCGAACACGAACTGGTCGGCGGCAACGGCCTGATCGAGATGGGCACCTTCCTCGCGATCCTGGTCGGCCAGATCGGCGGCAGCCTGATGGTCGGCGGCGGCCCGTGGTCCATGGCCGGCTTCACGCTCGGCACCGCGCTCCTCGGCTACATTGCCAGCCGCTTCATGCCGAGCGCGCCGGCGACCAACCCCAAGCTGCAACTGTCGTTCAACGTGTGGGCCGACTCGGTGCAATTGATGCGCGAAGCGTGGGCGCTTCGCGAGGTGCGCTCGGCGATGCTCGGCATCTCGTGGTTCTGGCTGATGGGTGCGGTCTACACGACGCAGCTGCCGACCTTCACCCGCCTGCACCTGGGCGGCGACGCGGGCGTCTACACGCTGGGGCTGGCGCTGTTCTCGATCGGCATCGGCGCGGGCTCCATCGTCTGCGCGAAGCTGTCGCGCGGCAACCTGGAGCTCGGCCTGGTGCTGATCGGCGGCGCCGGCATGACGGTGTTCGGCGCCGACCTCGCGCTGTCGGCGTTCGCGCGCAACGGCCACGCGCTGCTGTCGCTTTCCGACTTCCTCGCCACCCCCAAACACTGGCGCTCGCTGGCCGACATCGCACTGTTGGGCTTCTTCGGCGGCTTCTTCACCGTGCCGCTCTACACCTGGCTGCAGACGGCGGCGCCGGAGAGCTTCCGCTCGCAGGCGATCGCCGCCAACAACATCCTGAACGGCTTCTACATGGTCGGCTCGGCGATCGCGAGCGCGGTGCTGCTGGCGCTGTACGACAACATCTCGATCCTGTTCCTGGCGGTCGCGCTTGCCAACATCGCCTACCTCGTCTACCTGACGCGCAACTCGGCGACGCTGCGCAACGCGAGCGCGAGCTGGTGGCGGCGCTGCGGCTGGCGCGGCTGA
- a CDS encoding dihydrolipoyl dehydrogenase: protein MQTLNVDVAVIGAGTAGLAAYRAVKAKGLSAVIIEGGAYGTTCARVGCMPSKLLIAAADAAFEARHTAPFGVHVDGAVRIAGAEVMDRVRRERDRFVGFVVKGVETIPHDDKLVGHARFIDNTVLEVGGHTEVHVRRVVIATGSSPKIAAPFRELGDRLIVNDDVFGWHDLPESVAVFGPGVIGLELGQALSRLGVRVRLFGKRCTVGPLTDPAVRAVALKAFSGEFAFDADAKVLDMQKDGEQAVLRFIDHDGREVTERFDYVLAATGREANVHHLGLENTTLELDKNGVPVFDKETLQCGASPVFIAGDANNFLPLLHEAADEGKTAGDNAANYPCVKPGHRRATIGVVFSDPQIAMVGQRYADLEEGRFVTGEVSFEDQGRSRVMLKNKGLMHVYADKDTGRFLGAEWLGPRAENIAHTLAWACQMRLTVKEMLDMPFYHPVIEEGLRTALRDAAAKLAE from the coding sequence ATGCAAACGCTGAATGTGGACGTCGCCGTGATCGGCGCCGGCACCGCCGGCCTCGCCGCCTACCGCGCCGTGAAGGCGAAGGGCCTGTCTGCCGTGATCATTGAGGGCGGCGCCTACGGCACCACCTGCGCGCGTGTCGGCTGCATGCCGTCCAAGCTCTTGATCGCCGCCGCTGACGCCGCGTTCGAGGCGCGCCACACCGCGCCGTTCGGCGTGCACGTCGACGGCGCGGTGCGCATAGCCGGCGCAGAGGTGATGGACCGCGTGCGCCGCGAACGAGACCGCTTCGTCGGCTTCGTCGTCAAGGGCGTCGAGACGATTCCTCACGACGACAAGCTGGTCGGCCACGCGCGCTTTATCGACAACACCGTGCTCGAAGTCGGTGGCCACACCGAAGTGCACGTCCGCCGCGTCGTCATCGCGACCGGCTCGAGCCCGAAGATCGCCGCGCCGTTCCGCGAACTCGGCGACCGGCTGATCGTCAACGACGACGTGTTCGGCTGGCACGACCTGCCCGAGAGCGTCGCCGTGTTCGGCCCGGGCGTCATCGGGCTCGAACTGGGCCAGGCGCTGTCGAGGCTCGGCGTACGCGTCAGGCTGTTCGGCAAGCGCTGCACGGTCGGCCCGCTGACCGACCCGGCGGTGCGCGCCGTCGCGCTCAAGGCCTTCTCCGGCGAATTCGCCTTCGACGCCGACGCGAAGGTGCTCGACATGCAGAAGGACGGCGAGCAGGCGGTGCTGCGCTTTATCGACCACGACGGCCGCGAGGTGACCGAACGCTTCGACTACGTGCTCGCCGCGACCGGCCGCGAAGCCAACGTCCACCACCTGGGGCTCGAAAACACCACGCTCGAACTCGACAAGAACGGCGTTCCGGTGTTCGACAAGGAAACGCTGCAGTGCGGTGCGAGCCCGGTGTTCATCGCCGGCGACGCGAACAACTTCCTGCCGCTCTTGCACGAGGCGGCCGACGAGGGCAAGACCGCCGGCGACAACGCGGCCAATTACCCCTGCGTGAAACCGGGCCACCGCCGCGCGACGATCGGCGTCGTGTTCTCCGACCCGCAGATCGCGATGGTCGGCCAACGTTACGCCGACCTGGAAGAGGGCCGCTTCGTCACCGGCGAGGTCAGCTTCGAGGACCAGGGCCGCAGCCGCGTGATGCTGAAGAACAAGGGCCTGATGCACGTCTACGCCGACAAGGACACCGGCCGCTTCCTCGGCGCCGAATGGCTGGGGCCGCGCGCCGAGAACATCGCGCACACTCTCGCGTGGGCGTGCCAGATGCGGCTGACGGTGAAGGAAATGCTCGACATGCCGTTCTACCACCCGGTGATCGAGGAGGGGCTGCGCACCGCGTTGCGCGACGCGGCGGCCAAGCTGGCGGAATAA
- a CDS encoding glutathione peroxidase translates to MTQLQNREGQRVPNVTFHTRVGNEWKDVTTGELFKSKTVVVFSLPGAFTPTCSSTHLPRYNELAPAFFESGVDSILCVSVNDTFVMNEWAKDQEAQNLVMVPDGNGDFTEGMGMLVDKTDLGFGRRSWRYSMLVKDGVIEKMFIEPQEPGDPFKVSDADTLLDYINKDAKKPDQIVVFSKIGCQHCARAKAILDEQGLAYVDVPLDNKIRGKVLGAVSGTMTAPQVFINGRLIGSADDVETYFKK, encoded by the coding sequence ATGACCCAACTGCAGAACCGTGAAGGCCAGCGCGTCCCGAATGTGACCTTCCACACCCGTGTCGGCAACGAGTGGAAAGACGTCACCACCGGCGAGCTGTTCAAGAGCAAGACCGTCGTGGTGTTCTCGCTGCCGGGCGCGTTCACGCCGACCTGCTCGTCGACCCACCTGCCGCGCTATAACGAACTCGCGCCGGCTTTCTTCGAGAGCGGCGTCGACAGCATCCTGTGCGTGTCGGTGAACGATACCTTCGTGATGAACGAATGGGCGAAGGACCAGGAAGCGCAGAACCTCGTGATGGTGCCGGACGGCAACGGCGACTTCACCGAGGGCATGGGCATGCTGGTCGACAAGACCGACCTCGGCTTCGGCCGCCGCAGCTGGCGCTACTCGATGCTGGTCAAGGACGGCGTCATCGAGAAGATGTTCATCGAGCCGCAGGAGCCGGGCGATCCGTTCAAGGTGTCGGACGCCGACACCCTGCTCGACTACATCAACAAGGACGCGAAGAAGCCGGACCAGATCGTCGTGTTCAGCAAGATAGGCTGCCAGCACTGCGCGCGCGCCAAGGCCATCCTCGACGAGCAGGGCCTCGCCTACGTCGACGTGCCGCTCGACAACAAGATCCGCGGCAAGGTGCTCGGCGCCGTGTCCGGCACGATGACCGCGCCGCAGGTGTTCATCAACGGCAGGCTGATCGGCTCGGCCGACGACGTCGAGACCTACTTCAAGAAGTAA
- the trkA gene encoding Trk system potassium transporter TrkA → MKILILGAGQVGSTVAENLVSENNDITVVDLDAKLLKQLQDRLDIRTVAGNAAHPSVLQHAGAEDTDLMLALTRNDETNLVASKFASDLFNIPTCVARVRSSDYVEFGGDEDALVRFGVDHSICPEQLVTHQLSQLFEYPGALRVLDFAGGKVQLVVVRAIEGGLLVGKPLKRIRDDLPDAVDCRVCAIYRNDRLVIPDGDTVVADQDEVFFLAAREHIALVLREMRKSERPVKRVMIAGGGNVGFRLARLLESRYAVKLIESRPERSLWLAEHLSQTLVLHGEATDEELLEDEHVDEIDMFCALTNDDEDNIMSALLAKRLGAKRVAALVNRGSYVDLLEGNRIDVVVSPHLTTIGALLAYIRRGDVEAVHSLRRGAAEAMEVVVHGDRKTSKVVGRRLDEIAMPAGCHIGAIVRGETVAMAHHDLVVEDGDHLILFVAKKRLVKQVEKLIQARFGFF, encoded by the coding sequence ATGAAGATACTGATTCTCGGCGCCGGCCAGGTCGGCTCCACCGTGGCGGAAAACCTGGTCTCCGAGAACAACGACATCACCGTCGTCGACCTCGACGCGAAGCTGCTGAAGCAGCTGCAGGACCGGCTCGACATCCGCACCGTGGCCGGCAACGCCGCCCACCCGTCGGTGCTGCAGCACGCCGGTGCCGAGGACACCGACCTGATGCTCGCCTTGACGCGCAACGACGAGACCAACCTCGTCGCCAGCAAGTTCGCGTCCGACCTGTTCAATATTCCGACCTGCGTCGCACGCGTCCGTTCGAGCGACTACGTCGAATTCGGCGGCGACGAGGACGCGCTCGTGCGCTTCGGCGTCGACCACTCCATCTGTCCCGAGCAGCTGGTCACCCACCAGCTGTCGCAGCTGTTCGAATACCCGGGCGCCTTGCGCGTGCTCGATTTCGCGGGCGGGAAGGTTCAGCTTGTAGTGGTGCGCGCTATAGAAGGCGGCTTGCTCGTCGGCAAGCCTCTGAAGCGCATCCGCGACGACCTGCCCGACGCCGTCGACTGCCGCGTGTGCGCGATCTACCGCAACGACCGGCTGGTGATTCCCGACGGCGACACCGTGGTCGCCGACCAGGACGAGGTGTTCTTTCTGGCCGCGCGCGAGCACATCGCGCTGGTGCTGCGCGAGATGCGCAAGAGCGAGCGGCCGGTCAAGCGGGTGATGATCGCCGGCGGCGGCAACGTCGGCTTCCGGCTGGCGCGCCTGCTCGAGAGCCGCTACGCGGTCAAGCTGATCGAGAGCCGGCCGGAGCGCAGCCTGTGGTTGGCCGAACACCTGTCGCAAACCCTGGTGCTGCACGGCGAGGCCACCGACGAAGAGTTGCTCGAAGACGAGCACGTCGACGAGATCGACATGTTCTGCGCGCTGACCAACGACGATGAAGACAACATCATGTCGGCGCTGCTCGCAAAGCGGCTCGGCGCCAAGCGGGTCGCCGCGCTGGTCAACCGCGGCAGCTACGTCGACCTGCTGGAAGGCAACCGTATCGACGTCGTCGTCTCGCCGCACCTGACGACGATCGGCGCGCTGCTCGCCTACATCCGGCGCGGCGACGTCGAGGCGGTCCATTCGCTGCGCCGCGGCGCGGCCGAGGCGATGGAGGTCGTCGTGCACGGCGACCGCAAGACGTCCAAGGTCGTCGGCCGCCGGCTCGACGAGATCGCGATGCCGGCCGGCTGCCACATCGGCGCGATCGTCCGCGGCGAGACGGTAGCGATGGCGCACCACGACCTCGTCGTCGAGGACGGCGACCACCTGATCCTCTTCGTCGCCAAGAAGCGGCTGGTGAAGCAGGTCGAGAAGCTGATCCAGGCCCGGTTCGGCTTTTTCTGA